One stretch of Deltaproteobacteria bacterium DNA includes these proteins:
- a CDS encoding ATP-binding cassette domain-containing protein, protein TEAEGVRCAEIESAFAEMNGYEAEAEAAVLLSGVGISDDQRTKKMKELEAGDKVRVLLAQALFGNPDVLLLDEPTNNLDLKSIQWLEEFLSRFANTVIVVSHDRHFLNQVCTHTADIDFGRIQIYVGNYDFWYRASQLNLKQKQNENRKASEKADELKAFIQRFSANASKSRQATSRKKLLEKLTLEDLPVSSRKYPYVVFKPERACGDIILSIEGLTKEIDGVKVLDNFDLAVRKGDKIAFTGETYLARTTLFRILAGELEPDSGRYRWGVTITSAYFPQENSAFFAQEMTLLEWLGQYTPPTEGETFARGFLGRMLFSGEEALKKTVVLSGGERVRCMLSRMMLTGANVLILDEPTNHLDLESIIALNDALIAFSEVILFASHDQEFVATVANRFIEIAEGGAIDRTMDFEDTQGQGYIAKASCG, encoded by the coding sequence AACAGAAGCCGAAGGGGTTCGTTGTGCTGAAATTGAGAGTGCGTTTGCGGAAATGAACGGGTATGAAGCCGAAGCCGAAGCAGCCGTGCTGCTGAGCGGAGTCGGTATCTCTGATGATCAGCGGACGAAAAAGATGAAGGAGCTGGAGGCGGGTGACAAGGTCCGTGTCCTTTTGGCCCAGGCGCTGTTTGGCAATCCGGATGTGCTTCTCCTGGACGAACCGACCAATAACCTCGATCTGAAATCCATCCAATGGCTGGAAGAGTTCCTGTCACGGTTTGCCAATACGGTTATCGTGGTTTCCCATGACCGGCATTTTCTGAATCAGGTCTGTACGCATACCGCGGATATCGATTTCGGACGGATTCAGATTTATGTCGGCAATTATGATTTTTGGTACCGTGCCAGCCAGTTGAACTTAAAGCAGAAGCAGAACGAGAACCGCAAAGCATCGGAAAAGGCGGATGAACTGAAAGCTTTTATTCAGCGCTTCAGCGCCAATGCCTCCAAGTCCAGGCAGGCTACGTCGCGCAAGAAGCTGCTCGAAAAACTCACTCTGGAAGATTTGCCGGTCTCATCCAGAAAATATCCCTATGTGGTCTTCAAACCGGAGAGAGCTTGCGGCGATATCATCCTGAGCATTGAGGGGCTGACCAAAGAGATTGACGGGGTCAAGGTTTTGGATAATTTTGACCTGGCAGTGCGCAAAGGGGATAAAATCGCTTTTACCGGCGAAACCTATCTTGCCCGAACGACCCTTTTCCGGATTCTGGCAGGCGAGTTGGAACCAGACAGCGGCCGTTACCGCTGGGGGGTGACCATTACCAGTGCCTATTTCCCCCAGGAGAATAGCGCATTTTTTGCGCAAGAGATGACCTTGCTTGAATGGCTGGGCCAGTATACACCGCCCACGGAGGGTGAAACCTTTGCGCGCGGCTTCTTAGGCCGAATGCTTTTCTCCGGTGAAGAGGCCCTGAAAAAGACAGTCGTCCTCTCCGGCGGCGAGCGGGTCCGTTGTATGTTGTCGCGTATGATGCTGACCGGAGCCAATGTCCTGATTCTTGATGAGCCGACCAACCACCTGGACCTGGAATCGATCATCGCCCTCAATGATGCATTGATTGCCTTCAGTGAGGTGATCCTGTTTGCCTCGCATGATCAGGAGTTCGTTGCCACCGTGGCCAACCGGTTTATCGAGATCGCCGAGGGCGGCGCCATCGACCGCACCATGGATTTTGAAGACACTCAGGGGCAAGGCTATATCGCGAAAGCAAGCTGTGGATAA